In the genome of Methanobrevibacter arboriphilus JCM 13429 = DSM 1125, the window TTTGAAAGTCCTGCAGCAGTTTTTGAAGTTAATATATAATTATTTTTATTCTTTTTAAAACTAATATTATAAAAATTTTTTTCATTTTTAAGATTAAATTTAGTTAGTAAATATTCTAAATTAACATCAGAGGCAATATTGTTTGAATTAAAAGAATTGATTACTAATTTATCAACAATCATTCCTTCTTTGAGATATTCAATTTTAATTTGTTTTTTTGACCCATACTTGACAATTTTTTTAAATTTAAGTAATATTTTACTTGTAAATTTTGAAAGTAAGCTGAAAAATACTCCAAATAATACAACATAAAAAAGATTATCACTTTTAATAATTCCAAATTTAGATAATAAAAAACTAAAAATACATAAATAAAAAAGAATATTATC includes:
- a CDS encoding A24 family peptidase C-terminal domain-containing protein, producing the protein DNILFYLCIFSFLLSKFGIIKSDNLFYVVLFGVFFSLLSKFTSKILLKFKKIVKYGSKKQIKIEYLKEGMIVDKLVINSFNSNNIASDVNLEYLLTKFNLKNEKNFYNISFKKNKNNYILTSKTAAGLSKQDLLLIKKLFNNNMISKTVSIKLGLPFAPSIFIGLIFSIFIGDLSSILFKIINLFA